The following proteins are encoded in a genomic region of Neospora caninum Liverpool complete genome, chromosome XI:
- a CDS encoding putative phosphatidylinositol-4-phosphate 5-kinase produces MGCTQSTANETAPKPAQHQGGAVSPGTAGTGGVSRNGNSDRAGGPSGSGPNGPSVENGGAPESAEPPPENLAPDDDTVGTGYVPPPGGRQGHSLASGPPTNLAEIPGEPAGGGRVARPAVTLKSGAVYEGQWKDPHRDGQGKLSWPDGETYEGSFKKDECSGEGTWSDGKGNVFEGQWQHNRINGTGKFTHADGSVYEGQWTDDMKHGKGKEMWGDGTVYEGSFEKGDKQGKGSITFPDGSKYVGSFAKDFFAGKGVYTWANGRTYEGEWKDGYMHGNGVYKWPQGQFSKYEGPYEQSMKSGPGKLFLRDGRIYVANFVKNKMDGEVVEISPSGKKRKGIWKEGKHVKWTEQGKVPLFVGEEALDNSAGDYETSAYSNPNKYHQLYQGQKKQHMKIDGGVLHGKGGVPPSFHAPTQAPKPDEAARNKSTMDCSSQGKKGLQGQEELLSPEASHACARCLNGKRHQNRVTTEQNPQLL; encoded by the exons ATGGGGTGTACGCAGTCGACGGCGAACGAGACCGCCCCTAAGCCGGCGCAGCACCAGGGCGGCGCAGTTTCGCCAGGAACAGCCGGGACTGGGGGAGTGTCCCGGAACGGGAATTCCGACCGGGCGGGCGGCCCGAGTGGCTCAGGACCGAATGGACCGAGTGTGGAAaacggcggcgcgccggAATCAGCCGAGCCGCCGCCGGAGAATTTGGCGCCGGACGACGACACTGTGGGCACCGGCTACGTGCCGCCGCCTGGTGGCAGACAGGGGCATTCTCTGGCTTCCGGTCCGCCCACAAACCTCGCAGAAATTCCTGGGGAACCGGCCGGAGGCGGCAGAGTCGCGAGGCCTGCCGTGACTCTCAAGTCGGGCGCGGTGTATGAAGGACAGTGGAAG GATCCTCATCGAGACGGACAGGGAAAGCTGTCGTGGCCAGACGGGGAGACCTACGAAGGCTCGTTCAAAAAGGACGAGTGCAGTGGAGAAGGTACCTGGTCTGATGGTAAAGGGAACGTCTTCGAGGGTCAATGGCAGCACAACAGGATCAACGGAACCGGCAAGTTCACTCATGCGGACGGCTCCGT GTACGAAGGCCAGTGGACGGATGACATGAAGCACGGCAAGGGGAAGGAGATGTGGGGAGACGGCACCGTTTACGAAGGCAGCTTCGA aaagggagacaaacAGGGGAAAGGCTCCATCACCTTTCCAGATGGGTCTAAGTACGTCGGTTCCTTCGCCAAGGATTTCTTTGCCG GGAAAGGCGTGTACACGTGGGCGAACGGTCGGACGTACGAAGGCGAGTGGAAAGACGGCTACATGCACGGCAACGGCGTCTACAAGTGGCCGCAAGGACAATTCTCCAAGTACGAGGGTCCGTATGAGCAGAGCATGAAGAGCGGTCCTGGAAAATTGTTCCTGCGCGACGGCCGCATTTATGTCGCGAACTTTGTGAAAAACAAAATGGATGGCGAAGTCGTCGAAATCTCGCCCAGtggaaagaagcggaagggaaTCTGGAAGGAGGGCAAACACGTGAAGTGGACCGAACAAGGCAAAGTCCCGCTTTTTGTCGGGGAAGAAGCGCTGGACAATTCCGCTGGCGACTACGAGACGAGTGCGTACTCAAATCCCAATAAATATCACCAACTCTACCAG GGCCAGAAAAAACAGCACATGAAGATCGACGGCGGCGTTTTGCATGGAAAGGGGGGCGTTCCGCCATCGTTCCACGCTCCCACACAAGCGCCAAAGCCGGATGAGGCCGC GAGAAACAAGTCTACGATGGACTGTTCTTCCCAGGGCAAGAAAGGCCTTCAGGGCCAAGAGGAGCTTTTGAGTCCAGAGGCGTCGCACGCCTGCGCGCGTTGCCTCAACGGAAAGAGACATCAAAATCGTGTGACTACGGAACAAAATCCACAACTCCTCTAA